The bacterium genome includes a region encoding these proteins:
- a CDS encoding sigma-70 family RNA polymerase sigma factor yields MNACISRAREGDQSAKRKLVEALRPRIAKMAAYYGRICSEDPDDLLQEAWLGLLEALPEIDLRIGTPEQYLIARARWKLLDAVKRAKVRRCSQLDDAPLESLASESDTAMSSACVAEFVGDLKPTQREVLDCLLAGLTWREAGEKLGCASANIAYHVRQIRRRYEEWSEKPVCMI; encoded by the coding sequence ATGAACGCCTGTATATCACGGGCACGCGAGGGTGACCAGTCAGCAAAAAGAAAGCTGGTTGAAGCCCTGCGCCCTAGAATAGCAAAAATGGCTGCATATTATGGTCGCATCTGTTCAGAAGACCCTGATGATCTGCTGCAGGAGGCATGGCTGGGTCTGTTGGAAGCCCTTCCTGAGATCGACCTTAGGATTGGAACTCCTGAGCAGTATCTGATCGCCCGCGCAAGATGGAAGCTGTTGGACGCGGTGAAGCGCGCCAAGGTGCGCAGATGTTCTCAGCTTGATGACGCGCCGCTGGAATCCTTAGCCTCGGAAAGTGATACGGCGATGTCATCTGCTTGCGTTGCTGAGTTTGTTGGAGATCTGAAGCCGACCCAGCGCGAAGTGCTCGATTGCTTGCTCGCAGGGCTGACATGGCGCGAAGCGGGTGAGAAGCTGGGATGCGCGTCGGCCAACATTGCCTATCACGTGCGGCAGATCAGGCGGCGCTATGAGGAGTGGTCTGAGAAACCGGTATGCATGATATAG